From a region of the Bradyrhizobium sp. KBS0727 genome:
- a CDS encoding porin, with amino-acid sequence MFSTRTLILGSAAGLLAISGAQAADLPVKAKAVEYVRICSLYGAGFFYIPGTDTCIKLGGYLRVDTTFNGGIHGTPAWSGDIGQGNRFRDYFASRSRMALTVDTRTATEYGVVRTFGQADFQFSTQGSTTVNPANFTASPAAGTNTSLLNQPGEGYVAVEYVFIQFAGFTFGKSASAYATPWQGFPGNINSSLLGGQNTDTGVNNIQYTAQFGNGVSGTIGLDDPTVWNRTAVYNLGPSGLGVGGVGATGTSGNAYAGAHAPEIVGNIRVDQAWGLFQLSAGAHEVSGSYNVLNTAAAAAGTVGVANGSPTAFSEISGHPETKWGGSVMAALQIKNIPTGAGDDIKVDVSYAKGNTKSVISTSSASPNFAMFSGTSAPGAYQSIGLGVTTDAVWLPVGSGGTGDLKLTEAYGIRGAFNHNWDPYWSSSLFGGYSAVRYNGAVGDLTTAKGAYCAAFAAGHAGQGVTYTCNPDFNVSQLGLVTRWTPVKNLTFSAEVDWFHLDQKYTGTSVFSAGAPKPAATYEFKDQNTVLLQVRAQRNF; translated from the coding sequence ATGTTTTCGACAAGAACCCTGATCCTCGGCTCGGCCGCGGGTCTACTAGCCATCAGCGGGGCACAGGCCGCCGATCTTCCCGTCAAGGCCAAGGCGGTCGAGTATGTGCGAATCTGCTCGCTCTACGGCGCCGGCTTCTTCTACATCCCGGGCACCGATACCTGCATCAAGCTCGGCGGCTATCTGCGCGTCGACACCACCTTCAACGGCGGCATCCACGGAACGCCGGCGTGGTCGGGCGACATCGGGCAAGGCAATCGTTTTCGCGACTACTTTGCTTCGCGCTCGCGTATGGCGCTGACCGTCGATACCCGCACCGCCACCGAATATGGCGTGGTCCGCACCTTTGGTCAGGCCGACTTCCAGTTCAGCACGCAGGGCAGCACGACCGTCAATCCGGCCAACTTCACGGCCTCGCCGGCCGCCGGCACCAACACGTCGCTCCTGAACCAGCCCGGCGAAGGCTATGTCGCGGTCGAGTACGTCTTCATCCAGTTCGCCGGCTTCACCTTCGGCAAGTCCGCCTCGGCTTACGCGACGCCCTGGCAGGGATTTCCGGGTAACATCAATTCTTCGCTGCTCGGCGGCCAGAACACCGATACCGGCGTGAACAACATCCAGTACACCGCCCAGTTCGGCAACGGCGTATCGGGCACAATCGGCCTCGACGACCCGACCGTATGGAACCGCACCGCGGTTTATAATCTCGGTCCGAGCGGCCTCGGTGTCGGTGGCGTCGGCGCAACCGGTACCAGCGGCAACGCCTATGCCGGCGCTCACGCTCCGGAGATCGTCGGCAACATTCGCGTCGACCAGGCCTGGGGTCTGTTCCAGCTTTCGGCCGGGGCGCATGAAGTCTCCGGTTCCTACAACGTCCTGAACACCGCCGCCGCGGCGGCGGGTACCGTCGGTGTTGCCAACGGATCGCCGACCGCGTTCTCGGAAATCTCCGGCCACCCCGAGACCAAATGGGGCGGATCGGTGATGGCTGCGTTGCAGATCAAGAACATCCCCACCGGCGCGGGCGACGACATCAAGGTCGACGTGAGCTATGCCAAGGGCAACACCAAGAGCGTGATCTCCACCTCTTCGGCTTCGCCGAACTTCGCGATGTTCAGCGGCACCAGCGCTCCCGGCGCCTATCAAAGCATCGGCCTCGGCGTGACGACCGACGCCGTCTGGCTTCCGGTCGGTTCCGGCGGAACCGGCGATCTGAAGCTGACGGAAGCCTATGGCATTCGCGGCGCGTTCAACCACAACTGGGATCCCTACTGGTCTTCCAGCCTGTTCGGCGGCTACTCGGCGGTTCGCTACAACGGTGCGGTTGGCGATCTGACGACGGCCAAGGGTGCGTATTGCGCGGCCTTCGCCGCGGGCCATGCCGGTCAGGGCGTAACCTACACCTGCAACCCCGATTTCAACGTCTCGCAGCTCGGCTTGGTGACTCGCTGGACGCCCGTCAAGAACCTGACGTTCTCGGCCGAAGTCGACTGGTTCCACCTCGACCAGAAGTACACGGGCACGTCGGTCTTCAGCGCGGGCGCGCCGAAGCCGGCCGCCACCTACGAGTTCAAGGACCAGAACACGGTGCTGCTGCAGGTCCGCGCCCAGCGTAACTTCTGA
- a CDS encoding efflux RND transporter permease subunit, translating into MNLGRLSINQPILAMVLSIVLLIVGALAYTTLPVSEYPQVVPPTVVVTTQYPGASAQTVSDTVAAPIEQEINGVEDMLYLYSQATSNGQLTITVTFKLGTDLDKAQVLVQNRVAIAQPRLPEEVQRNGVTTRKNSPDILMVVFMLSPDDSFDQLYISNYALLQVRDQLLRLDGVGDIQMFGARDYSMRLWLDPDRIANLGLTAAEVLAAIRSQNLQIAGGQIAEPPIADRAFQPNLVFTGRLKDPRQFEDILIKAGSDGRVVRLRDVARIELGALSYATNSFLLRKSAVALLVTQRPGSNALATAKSISDTMVRLRESFPKGLDYNIGYNPTEFIAQSVHELIKTIYEAMALVVIVVLVFLQGWRPAIIPIIAIPVSLVGTFAVMAALGFSINNLTLFGLVLAVGIVVDDAIVVVENVERHLEHGMSRRDAALKTMEEVGGALVSIALVLCAVFVPTAFLGGISGQFFQQFAVTIAVATAISCFCSLTLSPALASLILVPHEEKRPPASWNVIARGWAAFTGVFNRIFDRLSHGYAGAADFVIRHTVVMLVIYLALIGSAGWLLVTTSQGFIPAQDRGYVIISAQLPGAASLDRTTKVVREIERIALDTPGIVRVAAFAGFSGATRTQAGNAAALFPVFDEPEARLKKGLSANAITADLRKRLSVIQGAFIIVIPPPAVPGIGTGGGFAIRVQDRQGRGPEMLAAATDELVGVARKSPNLTSVFSPFTANTPQVFVDIDRVKAQKLGVPISGINDTIQTYFGSTYVNDFNLFGRTYHVTAQADLPFRKETSDLARLRTRNAAGDMVMLGSVVDFRDISGPDRVARYNLYAASELQGEPTPGTSSQTALNTIKQLADQTLPSGFTFEWTDLSYQQVTGGNSGLYVFPICVLFVFLVLAAQYGSWTLPFAVILIVPMCLLAATIGVRIMGQDVNILTQIGFVVLVGLAAKNAILIVEFARDIEIEGRPRLEAVIEACRLRLRPILMTSFAFILGVLPLVVSTGSGSEMRQAVGVAVFFGMLGVTLFGLIFTPIFYVIVRNLADGRRGNKPEAV; encoded by the coding sequence ATGAATCTCGGAAGGCTTTCCATCAACCAGCCCATCCTGGCGATGGTGCTGTCGATCGTGCTGCTGATCGTCGGCGCGCTCGCCTATACCACGCTGCCGGTCTCGGAATATCCGCAAGTGGTGCCGCCGACCGTCGTCGTCACCACGCAATATCCCGGTGCTTCGGCGCAGACCGTCTCCGATACGGTGGCGGCGCCGATCGAGCAGGAGATCAACGGCGTCGAGGACATGCTGTATCTCTACAGCCAGGCGACCTCGAACGGGCAGCTCACGATCACCGTGACCTTCAAGCTCGGCACCGATCTCGACAAGGCCCAGGTGCTGGTGCAGAACCGCGTCGCGATCGCGCAGCCGCGCCTGCCCGAGGAGGTCCAGCGCAACGGCGTGACGACACGCAAGAACAGTCCCGACATCCTGATGGTCGTGTTCATGCTGTCGCCCGACGACAGTTTCGACCAGCTCTACATCTCGAACTATGCGCTGCTGCAGGTCCGCGACCAGTTGCTGCGGCTCGACGGCGTCGGCGACATTCAGATGTTCGGCGCGCGCGACTATTCGATGCGGCTGTGGCTCGATCCCGACCGCATCGCCAATCTCGGCCTGACGGCGGCCGAAGTGCTGGCGGCGATCCGTTCGCAGAACCTGCAGATCGCCGGCGGGCAGATCGCGGAGCCGCCGATCGCGGACCGCGCCTTCCAGCCCAATCTCGTCTTTACCGGCCGCCTGAAAGACCCGCGGCAGTTCGAGGATATCCTGATCAAGGCGGGTTCCGACGGCCGTGTCGTCCGCCTGCGTGACGTCGCCCGTATCGAACTCGGCGCGCTGTCCTACGCCACCAACAGCTTCCTGCTGCGGAAATCGGCGGTAGCACTTCTGGTGACCCAGCGCCCCGGATCGAACGCGCTTGCCACCGCCAAGAGCATTTCCGATACGATGGTGCGGCTCAGGGAGAGTTTTCCGAAAGGGCTGGACTACAATATCGGCTACAATCCGACCGAATTCATCGCGCAATCTGTCCATGAGCTGATCAAGACCATCTACGAGGCGATGGCGCTCGTCGTGATCGTGGTGCTGGTGTTCCTGCAGGGCTGGCGGCCCGCCATCATTCCGATCATTGCGATCCCGGTGTCGCTGGTCGGCACTTTCGCCGTCATGGCCGCGCTCGGCTTCTCGATCAACAACCTGACGCTGTTCGGCCTCGTCCTTGCGGTCGGCATCGTGGTCGACGACGCCATTGTCGTGGTGGAAAATGTCGAGCGGCATCTCGAGCACGGCATGAGCCGGCGCGATGCCGCGCTCAAGACCATGGAGGAGGTTGGCGGCGCGCTGGTCTCGATCGCGCTGGTGTTGTGCGCGGTGTTCGTGCCGACCGCGTTCCTCGGCGGCATCTCCGGACAATTCTTCCAGCAATTCGCCGTCACCATCGCGGTGGCGACCGCGATCTCCTGTTTCTGTTCGCTGACGCTGTCGCCGGCGCTGGCCTCGCTGATTCTGGTTCCTCACGAGGAAAAGCGGCCGCCGGCAAGCTGGAATGTCATCGCCCGCGGCTGGGCGGCCTTTACCGGCGTGTTCAACCGCATTTTCGACCGGCTCTCGCACGGCTACGCGGGCGCGGCCGACTTCGTGATCCGGCATACGGTGGTGATGCTCGTGATCTACCTCGCGCTGATCGGTAGCGCCGGCTGGCTGCTGGTGACGACGTCGCAGGGCTTCATTCCGGCGCAGGACCGCGGTTACGTGATCATCTCCGCGCAGCTGCCCGGCGCGGCGTCGCTGGATCGCACGACCAAGGTGGTGCGCGAGATCGAGCGCATTGCGCTGGATACGCCGGGCATCGTTCGGGTCGCGGCCTTTGCAGGCTTCTCCGGCGCGACGCGCACGCAGGCGGGCAATGCCGCGGCGCTGTTCCCGGTGTTCGACGAGCCGGAGGCCCGCCTGAAGAAGGGGCTGTCGGCGAACGCCATCACGGCCGACCTGCGCAAGCGCCTGTCCGTGATCCAGGGCGCTTTCATTATTGTGATCCCGCCGCCCGCGGTGCCCGGCATCGGCACCGGCGGCGGCTTTGCCATCCGCGTCCAGGACAGGCAGGGCCGCGGACCCGAAATGCTGGCCGCTGCGACCGACGAGCTTGTCGGCGTCGCGCGCAAGTCGCCCAACCTCACCTCGGTGTTTTCGCCCTTCACCGCCAACACGCCGCAGGTCTTCGTCGACATCGATCGTGTCAAGGCGCAGAAGCTCGGCGTGCCGATCTCCGGCATCAACGACACCATCCAGACCTATTTCGGCTCGACCTACGTCAACGACTTCAACCTGTTCGGCCGCACCTATCACGTCACGGCGCAGGCCGACCTGCCGTTCCGCAAGGAGACCTCCGATCTGGCGCGGCTGCGCACGCGCAATGCGGCGGGTGACATGGTGATGCTCGGCAGCGTGGTCGACTTCCGCGACATCTCGGGTCCCGACCGTGTCGCGCGCTATAATCTCTATGCGGCCTCCGAACTGCAGGGCGAGCCGACGCCGGGAACGAGCTCGCAGACCGCGCTCAACACCATCAAGCAGCTTGCCGACCAGACGCTGCCGAGCGGCTTTACGTTCGAATGGACCGATCTGTCCTATCAGCAGGTGACCGGCGGCAATTCCGGTCTCTATGTGTTTCCGATCTGTGTGCTGTTCGTGTTCCTGGTGCTGGCCGCGCAGTATGGCAGCTGGACCCTGCCGTTCGCCGTGATCCTGATCGTGCCGATGTGCCTGCTGGCCGCGACCATCGGCGTGCGGATCATGGGACAGGACGTCAATATCCTCACCCAGATCGGCTTCGTGGTGCTGGTCGGACTGGCGGCGAAGAACGCGATCCTGATCGTTGAGTTCGCCCGCGACATCGAGATCGAGGGCCGGCCACGGCTCGAGGCCGTAATCGAAGCCTGCCGGCTGCGGTTGCGGCCGATCCTGATGACCTCGTTCGCGTTCATTCTCGGCGTGCTGCCGCTGGTGGTTTCGACCGGGTCCGGATCGGAAATGCGCCAGGCGGTCGGCGTCGCCGTGTTCTTCGGCATGCTCGGTGTGACGCTGTTCGGCCTGATCTTCACGCCGATCTTCTACGTCATCGTCCGCAACCTTGCCGATGGCAGACGCGGCAACAAGCCCGAGGCCGTGTGA
- a CDS encoding ABC transporter substrate-binding protein codes for MKSGLLAAVAMSGLLLAGTASAQGVKIGILNDQSGVYADYGGKYSLEAAKMAIEDFGGSVLGQPIDIVSADHQNKPDLATAIARRWYEVENVDMITELTTSSVALAVQELSKEKKKIDIVVGAATSRITGDACTPYGFHWAYDTHALAVGTGGALVQAGGDTWFFMTADYAFGYALEKDTGDLVREKGGKVVGTVRIPLNSSDFSSFLLQAQSSKAKIIGLANAGLDTTNSIKQAAEFGIVKGGQKLAGLLLTLAEVHGLGLEAAQGLVLTEGYYWDRDDKSRDLANRFFKRTGRMPNMIQAGTYSATLQYLKAVKAAGTKDADAVAKKLKELPVDDDFAQGGKVLENGRMVHDLYLFEVKKPSESKKPWDYYKQLAVVPGDKAFPTAKESGCPLTK; via the coding sequence ATGAAGTCGGGATTGTTGGCGGCCGTTGCGATGAGCGGTCTTTTGCTGGCCGGGACGGCGTCGGCACAGGGCGTCAAGATCGGCATTCTGAACGACCAGTCCGGGGTCTACGCCGATTACGGCGGCAAGTATTCGCTCGAAGCCGCCAAGATGGCGATCGAGGATTTCGGCGGCAGTGTGCTCGGCCAGCCGATCGACATCGTCTCCGCCGACCACCAGAACAAGCCGGATCTCGCCACCGCCATTGCGCGGCGCTGGTACGAGGTCGAGAACGTCGACATGATCACCGAATTGACGACGTCCTCGGTGGCGCTCGCGGTCCAGGAACTCTCGAAGGAAAAGAAGAAGATCGACATCGTCGTGGGGGCGGCGACCTCGCGCATTACCGGCGACGCCTGCACGCCGTACGGTTTCCACTGGGCCTACGACACCCACGCGCTGGCGGTCGGTACCGGCGGTGCGCTGGTGCAGGCCGGCGGCGATACCTGGTTCTTCATGACCGCGGACTACGCCTTCGGTTATGCGCTGGAGAAAGACACCGGCGATCTCGTCAGGGAAAAGGGCGGCAAGGTCGTGGGTACGGTCCGCATCCCCCTGAACTCGTCGGACTTCTCCTCGTTCCTGCTGCAGGCGCAGAGTTCGAAAGCCAAGATCATCGGTCTCGCCAACGCCGGCCTCGACACCACCAACTCGATCAAGCAGGCGGCGGAGTTCGGCATCGTCAAGGGCGGCCAGAAGCTCGCCGGGCTGTTGCTGACGCTGGCCGAAGTTCACGGCCTCGGGCTCGAAGCCGCCCAGGGCCTGGTGCTGACCGAAGGCTACTACTGGGATCGCGACGACAAGAGCCGCGACCTCGCCAACCGCTTCTTCAAGCGCACCGGCCGGATGCCGAACATGATCCAGGCCGGCACCTATTCGGCGACGCTGCAATATCTGAAGGCGGTCAAGGCCGCCGGCACCAAGGACGCGGATGCCGTCGCCAAGAAGCTGAAGGAATTGCCCGTTGACGACGACTTCGCGCAGGGCGGCAAGGTGCTCGAAAACGGCCGCATGGTGCACGACCTCTATCTGTTCGAGGTCAAGAAGCCGTCGGAATCGAAGAAGCCGTGGGACTACTACAAGCAGCTCGCAGTGGTTCCCGGTGACAAGGCATTCCCCACAGCCAAGGAATCCGGCTGCCCGCTGACGAAGTAA
- a CDS encoding efflux RND transporter periplasmic adaptor subunit, producing MVALALTSCGDKPPQPAAAAAPPVTVAQPVKRTVTDWDEFTGRFEAIEEVQVRARVGGFVTSVEFRDGAIVHAGDLLYVIDSRPFEAVAEQADGQLSDARAKAELAKRDLDRGLSLVQTSAVSEQVVDQRRQALQAAHAAETIAEGALKAAKLNIEFTHVMAPITGRVSRHLVSPGNLVQGSEGGSTLLTSIVSLDPIYIYFDVDEATYQRNSKLWFEGKRPSSRDTPNPVQVTLTGETKPSHEGKMDFLDNRLDVSTATLRSRAVIPNKDLSILPGQFGRVRLIGSSPYEALLLPDSAIATDQSRKIVFVVKDDNTVEAKPVVLGPLDQGLRVVREGLKAEDRVIVDGLQRARVGAKVTPQTAKAPDGAKP from the coding sequence CTGGTCGCGCTTGCGCTGACGAGCTGCGGCGACAAACCGCCGCAGCCGGCGGCCGCCGCCGCGCCGCCGGTCACGGTGGCGCAGCCGGTGAAACGCACCGTCACGGACTGGGATGAATTCACCGGGCGCTTCGAGGCGATCGAGGAAGTCCAGGTTCGCGCCCGCGTCGGTGGCTTCGTGACGTCAGTGGAATTCCGCGACGGCGCCATCGTTCATGCCGGCGATCTGCTCTATGTGATCGACTCCCGCCCGTTCGAGGCGGTCGCCGAGCAGGCCGACGGCCAGCTTTCCGATGCGCGCGCCAAGGCAGAACTTGCCAAGCGCGATCTCGACCGCGGCCTGTCGCTGGTCCAGACCAGCGCTGTCTCCGAACAGGTCGTCGACCAGCGCCGCCAGGCCCTGCAGGCGGCGCACGCCGCCGAGACCATAGCCGAAGGCGCGCTGAAGGCGGCCAAGCTCAATATCGAGTTCACGCATGTGATGGCGCCGATCACGGGCCGGGTGAGCCGCCATCTGGTCAGTCCCGGCAACCTCGTGCAGGGCAGCGAGGGCGGTTCGACGTTGCTGACCTCGATCGTTTCGCTCGATCCGATCTACATCTATTTCGACGTCGACGAGGCGACCTATCAACGCAACAGCAAGCTGTGGTTCGAGGGCAAGCGGCCGAGTTCGCGCGATACGCCCAATCCGGTCCAGGTGACGCTGACCGGCGAAACCAAGCCCTCGCATGAGGGCAAGATGGACTTCCTCGACAACCGCCTCGATGTCTCGACCGCCACGCTGCGCAGCCGCGCGGTCATCCCTAACAAGGATTTGTCGATCCTGCCCGGCCAGTTCGGCCGCGTCCGCCTGATCGGCAGTTCGCCCTATGAAGCCCTGCTGTTGCCGGACTCCGCGATCGCGACCGACCAGTCCCGCAAGATCGTGTTCGTGGTCAAGGACGACAACACCGTCGAGGCCAAGCCGGTGGTGCTCGGGCCGCTCGACCAAGGCCTGCGCGTGGTCCGCGAGGGGCTCAAGGCGGAAGACCGCGTCATCGTCGACGGCCTGCAGCGCGCCCGCGTCGGCGCCAAGGTCACCCCGCAGACCGCGAAAGCGCCGGATGGTGCCAAGCCATGA
- a CDS encoding acyl-CoA dehydrogenase family protein — translation MDALSPRPSPDAGLRRGADHIAPDAAGQNFYAVDRGLRDLLAYYLSPADFQHLEPYFDRLGALAGGRLDELARLADKHPPVLHPRDRFGRDEDWIDYHASYREMEQIAFGDFQFHAMSHRAGALGLDRPLPAVAKYALQYLFVQAEFGLMCPISVTDTSTHLIKKFASPELQAYLLPKMLSGDVATMWKGTQFMTERAGGSDVGTIETTARLEDGEWRLFGDKWFCSHADADVALLLARPEGAPAGTKGLALFALPRRLKDGRRNAYRIVRLKDKLGTRSMASGEILLEGAVAYLVGAQDQGLKQMMEQVNLSRLSHGVRAAAMMRRCVNEAMVCARSRQAFGHTIIDYPLLRRQLLKITLPAEQSLSMFLFAADAMDRANAGDKDAQNILRILTPLLKFRACRDNIPVATGSMEVRGGNGYIEEWVHARLVRDAHLGVLWEGTSNINALDIITRAVGKSRAHTALQTALVKLLDQAASIPAAFRDRLRQTLDRVVAFAERVAAEPDAEQHARQAASALYHVTSAILMASEAANPSADARRALYARLVLEHRLSVQDPLAPQEATWERAAAEVLLSEQPVSLSEIAKLLV, via the coding sequence ATGGATGCGCTTTCACCCCGACCTTCGCCGGATGCGGGCTTGCGCCGCGGCGCCGACCACATCGCACCCGATGCCGCCGGGCAGAATTTCTACGCCGTCGACCGGGGCTTGCGCGATCTGCTCGCGTACTATCTGTCGCCCGCCGACTTCCAGCACCTGGAGCCGTATTTCGACCGGCTCGGCGCGCTCGCCGGCGGCAGGCTCGACGAACTGGCGCGGCTTGCCGACAAGCATCCGCCGGTGCTGCATCCGCGCGACCGTTTTGGCCGCGACGAAGACTGGATCGACTACCATGCCTCCTATCGGGAGATGGAACAGATCGCCTTCGGTGACTTTCAATTCCACGCCATGAGCCATCGCGCCGGCGCGCTGGGCTTGGATCGTCCGCTGCCCGCGGTGGCGAAATACGCGCTGCAGTATCTGTTCGTGCAGGCCGAGTTCGGCCTGATGTGCCCGATCAGCGTCACCGACACCTCGACCCACCTGATCAAAAAATTCGCCAGCCCGGAGCTGCAGGCCTATCTGCTGCCGAAAATGCTGTCCGGCGATGTCGCCACGATGTGGAAAGGCACGCAGTTCATGACCGAGCGCGCCGGCGGCTCCGACGTCGGCACCATCGAAACCACGGCGCGCCTGGAAGACGGCGAGTGGCGCCTGTTCGGCGACAAATGGTTCTGCTCGCATGCCGACGCCGACGTCGCCCTGCTGCTGGCGCGGCCCGAGGGCGCCCCCGCCGGCACCAAGGGATTAGCGCTGTTCGCGCTGCCGCGCCGGCTGAAGGACGGACGCCGCAACGCCTATCGCATCGTCCGTCTCAAGGACAAGCTCGGGACCCGCTCGATGGCGTCGGGCGAAATTTTGCTGGAAGGCGCCGTCGCCTACCTGGTCGGCGCGCAGGACCAGGGCCTCAAGCAGATGATGGAGCAGGTCAACCTGTCGCGGCTGTCGCACGGCGTGCGCGCGGCGGCGATGATGCGGCGCTGCGTCAACGAGGCCATGGTGTGTGCGCGCAGCCGCCAGGCGTTCGGCCACACCATCATCGATTATCCCCTGCTGCGTCGTCAGTTGCTGAAGATCACGCTGCCGGCCGAACAATCGCTGTCGATGTTCCTGTTCGCGGCCGATGCGATGGACCGCGCCAATGCCGGCGACAAGGATGCCCAAAATATCCTGCGCATCCTGACGCCGCTGCTGAAATTCCGCGCCTGTCGCGACAACATTCCGGTGGCGACCGGATCGATGGAAGTGCGTGGCGGCAATGGCTACATCGAGGAATGGGTGCATGCCCGGCTGGTGCGCGATGCCCATCTCGGCGTGCTCTGGGAAGGCACCAGCAACATCAACGCGCTCGACATCATCACCCGCGCGGTCGGCAAGAGCCGGGCGCACACGGCGTTGCAAACGGCGCTGGTGAAATTGCTGGATCAAGCCGCGTCGATTCCGGCCGCATTCCGCGACCGACTGCGGCAAACGCTAGATCGCGTGGTCGCGTTTGCCGAACGCGTCGCCGCCGAGCCGGATGCCGAACAGCATGCGCGGCAGGCTGCAAGCGCGCTCTATCACGTCACCAGCGCGATCCTCATGGCCTCGGAAGCCGCAAATCCCAGCGCCGACGCACGGCGCGCGCTGTATGCACGGCTCGTGCTGGAGCACCGGTTGAGCGTGCAGGACCCGCTGGCACCGCAAGAGGCGACGTGGGAGCGCGCGGCGGCGGAGGTGTTGTTGTCGGAGCAGCCGGTGTCACTCAGTGAGATTGCGAAGCTGCTCGTCTAG